Within Sinorhizobium sp. RAC02, the genomic segment ACGACGGGCCGACCGGCGAGGAAATGGCGGCGAGCCTGGCCTTCCGCCTCAAGCGCCTGGAGGCGATGCGCGACGCTGCCAGCAAGCTCATCAACCGCAACCGGCTCGGCCGCGACATCTTTGCCCGGGGCATGCCGGAGCATATCCCGACCGAGCGCCGCTCAGGCTTCGAGGCCTCGCTCTACGATCTCCTGAGCGCCTATGCGTCGATGCGGCAACGGCATGCGGTCACGCAGGTTACGATCGAGAGGCGCAGTGTCTGGTCGCTCGCCGATGCGCGTGAGATCCTTCAGTTGCTCTTCGGCGAATTCGATGGTGACTGGACGGCACTCGATCATTTCATGATGCGCTACCTGACGGACCCGGCTGAGCGCACGACGGCAATCGCCAGCGCCTTTGCGGCAACGCTGGAGCTCGTCAGGGAAGGGCGGCTGGAATTGCGCCAGGACGGTGCCTTCCAACCGATCTACCTGCGCAAGGGTCCGAAACCGCAAGGCGAAGACGACGGGGGCACTGAGCGTGGCTGAACAAGAGGATGACGAAGCGGAGAGCGGGACGATCGTCGATCCGCGCCGGCTGCATGAGGCGGCGCGTATTGCGGAAGCGCTTATCTTCGCCTCGACCGGGCTCGTTTCGCAGACCTACATTGCCGAGCGCCTGCCGCGCGGTGTGGACGTGCTGCATGTGATGCGCGAGCTCAAGGGTCTCTATGCCGGTCGTGGCGTCAATCTCATCCAGATCGACGATAGCTGGGCGTTTCGCACGGCACCGGATTTGTCCTTTGTCATTCGGACCGACGAGACGGAGGTGCGCAAATTGTCGCGTGCCGCGCTCGAAGTGCTGTCGATCATTGCCTATCACCAACCTGTGACCCGTGCCGAGATCGAAGATATCCGCGGCGTGCAGACCTCCAAGGGGACGCTGGACGTTTTGATGGAGGCGGGGTGGGTGCGCTTCCGCGGCCGTCGGCGCTCGCCCGGCCGCCCCGTTACCTTCGGTACCACACGGGATTTCCTCGATCATTTCGGCCTCGAGGAACTGCGCGACCTGCCGGGTCTCGAAGAATTGAAGGGCGCTGGCCTGCTTTCCGGCCGCATCCCCTCAAACTTCCAGGTGCCGCTGCCGCTTGGCGAAGATGAGATCGCTGACGATGAGGACCCGATCACCGCACTCGATCTCGAAGAACTCGGTCTCTTGACACCGGGCGGAAAAGCGGACGAATAGGCGAAGCTTTATGACAGGACTGTAGGGTCGGCTTACGTGCCGTCGGCAGGGAAAGACTTCGGGAAATGGCTTCGGAGCCGTCAAACGGTATCGAGACGAGGCGGGCATCGGCGGTCACGTTCGCGGCGCGTCTGACCTTCGAGGATATCCACCACAGCTATCACGGCAAGGAAACCATCCGCGGCATTTCACTGACGGCGGAACCGGGGCAAGTGCTCTGTCTGCTTGGTCCTTCCGGCTCCGGCAAGACCACGCTGCTGCGCATTGCTGCCGGCATCGAGGCACAGACCGCCGGCCGTGTTCTCCTGAACGACCGCGAGATTGCCGGTCCCGACATGTTCCAGCCGCCGGAGCGGCGTGGCGTCGGCCTGATGTTTCAGGATTTTGCGCTCTTTCCGCACATGTCGGTGCTCGACAATGTGCGTTTCGGCCTGACGGCTTTGCCGCGTGCGGAGGCGGAGGCAGAAGCTGAGGCTGCGCTGGAACGCGTCGGCTTGGCGCATTATGCCCAAAAGTTTCCGCATGTGCTTTCCGGCGGCGAACAGCAGCGCGTGGCACTTGCCCGGGCGCTGGCGCCGCGCCCATCGGTTCTGCTGATGGACGAGCCGTTTTCCGGTCTGGATTCACGCCTCAAGGATTCAATCCGCGCCGATACGCTGGCGATCCTGCGCCAGTCGCGCGCCAGCGCCATCGTCGTCACGCATGACGCCGAGGAAGCGATGCGCATGGGCGATCGCATTGCGCTTCTGAAGGATGGCCGGCTCGTGCAGGTCGGCACGGCGGAGGAATTGTACCTCAACCCCAAGGACATCTTCGCCGCTGCCTTCTTTTCGGAGATCAACGAGTTTCCAGGGCACGTGCGCGGCGGCCGCGTGGAGACGCCACTCGGCAATGTCGACGGCAAGCATTTCAATGACGGGCAGAAGGTCCGGGTCGCTGTGCGCCTTTCGGGCTTGCATGTGAGCGAGAGCGGTGGCGATGTGCCGGCCCGCATTCTGTCGCGGCGGTTTCTTGGCGTGGTCGAATTGCTGGAGCTTGCGGTCTCCGGCAGCGAACGGCCGGTGCGGGCGCGTGTTCGGGCGGACCAATTGGCGGCCGGATTGCGCGATGTCACGCTTTCGGCTAACCAGCGCGACATACTAGTGTTTGTAAAAGACGGCTGAACGTCTTACATCGGGTTTCGAATTCGAAAGGGAGTTACGGGAATGGGTTCTTTCAGCATCTGGCATTGGCTGATCGTTCTGGTGGTTGTGCTGCTGCTGTTCGGCCGCGGCAAGATTCCGGAACTGATGGGTGATGTCGCCAAGGGCATCAAGAATTTCAAAAAGGGCATGTCCGACGAGGAAGCCGCTGCCGCCGACAAGGCGAAAACCGTCGACCACAAGGCCGACGAGGTCAAGTAACCGGGATTACAGCGCCGTGCGTCATTCGTGACGCGCAAAGGACGCTGTAGAATTTGGATTGGCCAGGTCAGGATTGATCTGGCAGGCCGCGAGCGGTGGTTCGCGGTCCATGAGGACAAGACCCTATGCTTGATGTCGGCTGGACCGAAATACTCGTCATTGCCATCGTTCTGATCATCGTGGTCGGTCCCAAGGATCTGCCGCAGATGCTGCGCACGTTCGGCCGCATGATGTCGAAGATGCGCGGCATGGCGAGTGATTTCCGCCAGCAGTTCGATGAGGCGTTGCGCGAAGCCGACCTCGAAGACGTCAAGAAGACGATCGGCGAGGCGCAAAAGCTCAACCCGCTGAACACCATCCGCGACGCGGTCAATCCGCTGCGCCAGATGGGCAACGACATCAAGGCTGATCTCCAGAAGACGACCAGTTCGGTTTCGTCCTCGAGTTCGGCGGCCAATCCGGTCGATAGCGTTTCGAGTGCTCCAGTCGCCGCACCGTCGGAAGCGCAAAAGCCTGCTTCCACCGAGCCGGTGGCCGCTGTTCCGCTCAAGGCGGGCCCGACCAGAAAGACCGCGGCGAAGAAATCCGCTGACACTGCCGCGAAGACGGCAAAGCCGCGCAAGGCGCCTGCCAAGGCCGAAGCCGAGGTGAAGGTTGCGGCCAAGCCGGCAGCGAAGGCCGCAGCAGGTAAGAAGGCGGCCTCCGCCAAGTCCAAGACAGTGAAGACCAAGAAGGACGAGGCATGAGCGGCGATATCGAAGACAAGCCCCAGCCGCTGATCGAACACCTGATCGAGCTGCGCCAGCGCCTGCTCTGGGCGGTCGGTGCGTTTTTTGTCGCCTTCCTGGTCTGCTTCTATTTCGCCAAGCAGCTCTTCAACCTGCTCGTCCTGCCGTTCAAGTGGGCGGTGGAATGGGCAGGGTTGACGCATCGCAATGTCGAGCTGATTTACACGGCGCCGCAGGAGTTTTTCTTCACGCAGATCAAGGTCGCGATGTTCGGCGCCTTTGTCATCGCCTTTCCGGTGATCGCACAGCAGGTCTACAAGTTCGTCGCGCCCGGCCTCTACAAGAACGAACGTTCCGCCTTCCTGCCGTTCCTGATCGCTTCGCCGATCCTCTTCCTTATCGGTGCGGCACTCGTCTATTTCTTCTTCACACCCATGGTCATGTGGTTCTTCCTCGCCATGGAGCAGGGCGGGGGCGAGGGGCAGGTGTCGATCCAGCTTCTGCCGAAGGTTTCCGAATATCTCAGCCTGATCATGTCGCTGATCTTCGCGTTCGGCCTCGTCTTCCAGCTTCCGGTCATCTCGTCGCTGCTGGTGCGCGCCGGTTTCATCGATTCGAAGGTGCTGGCCGACAAGCGTAAATATGCGATTGTCATCGCCTTCGTGGTAGCCGCCGTGCTGACGCCGCCGGATCCGGTTTCCCAGATCGGCCTTGCACTGCCGGCCATCCTTCTCTACGAGATTTCCATCTATACGGCCCGACTCATCGAACGGCAGCGGGCACGCGCCTCGAACGCACAGAGTGCGGAAGACGAGGTCGCTGCAACGCCGGGCGAGGCTGACTGAGCCTCGTCGGCACGTCGCTGCCGGGCGCGGATGGGTCTCAATCCACGGAACGCCTGGAACGACAATGCTTGATATCAAATGGATCCGCGACAATGCCGACGCTTTCGACGCCGCTCTGGCGAAGAGAGGTGCGAGCCCCCTTGCACAGGCCCTGATCGATCTCGACGAGAAGCGCCGCAGCGTCATCCAGAAGGCGCAGGACATGCAGTCGCGCCGCAACGCCGCCTCCAAGGAGATCGGCGCGGCAATGGCGAGCAAGAACAGCGAGCTGGCCGAAAAGCTGAAGGCCGAGGTGACCGCGATCAAGGATCTGCTTCCGGCTGCGGAAGACGAAGAGCGCGAGGTCACGGCCGAGCTTACCGATCAGCTCTCGCGCATCCCGAACATCCCGCTCGATGACGTGCCGGTCGGAAGCGACGAGGCAGGCAATGTCGAGAAGCTGAAATGGGGCAGCAAGCCCGGCTGGAACCACAAGGCGCTCGAACACTACGAAATCGGTGAGGCGCTCGGCTGGATGGACTTCGAAGCCGCCGCGAAGATCGCCGGCTCGCGTTTCACCGTGCTGAAGGGCCAGCTTGCCCGCCTCGAACGTGCGCTCGGCCAGTTCATGATCGACGTGCACACCGGCGAGCACGGGTATACGGAAGTTCATGCGCCGCTGCTGGTGCGTGACGACGCCATGTTCGGCACCGGCCAGCTGCCCAAATTTTCCGAGGACCTGTTCCGCACCACGGATGGCCGCTGGCTGATCCCGACGGCGGAAGTCTCGCTCACCAATCTGGTGCGCGAGGAAATCCTCGATCAGGAAAAGCTGCCGCTGCGCTTCACGGCGCTGACGCCGTGCTTCCGTTCGGAAGCCGGGTCGTCGGGTCGCGACACCCGCGGCATGCTGCGCCAGCACCAGTTCATGAAGTGCGAACTCGTCTCGATCACCGATGCGGACAGCTCGATCGACGAACACGAGCGCATGACCGCCTGTGCGGAAGAGATCCTGAAGCGCCTTGGCCTGCACTACCGCGTCATGACGCTCTGCACCGGCGACATGGGGTTTGGTGCGCGCAAGACCTACGACCTCGAGGTCTGGCTGCCGGGGCAGGACACGTTCCGCGAAATCTCGTCCTGCTCGGTCTGCGGCGATTTCCAGGGCCGTCGCATGAACGCGCGTTATCGCGGCAAGGACGACAAGGCGACGAAGTTTGTGCACACGCTGAACGGCTCGGGCACCGCCGTCGGCCGCGCGCTGATCGCCGTCATGGAGAACTACCTCAACGAGGACGGCACGATCACCGTGCCGGACGTCCTGCTGCCCTATATGGGCGGGCTGAAGAAGATCGAGAAGGCCGCCTGAGGCGGGAGATAACATGCGCATTCTTCTGACGAACGACGACGGCATTCACGCCGAGGGCCTTGCGGTCCTCGAGCGTATCGCGCGCGAACTGACGGATGACGTCTGGATTGTCGCACCCGAGACCGACCAGAGCGGCTTGGCCCATTCGCTGACACTCTCCGAGCCGCTGCGCCTGCGCAAGATCGACGACAAGCGCTATGCGCTGCGGGGCACGCCGACCGACTGCGTCATCATGGGCGTGCGGGAAGTGCTGGACGTCAAGCCGGACCTCGTTCTCTCCGGCGTCAATGTCGGCGCCAACATGGCGGACGACGTCACCTATTCGGGCACGATCGCCGGTGCCATCGAAGGCACCCTGCAGGGCATCAAGTCCATGGCGCTCAGCCAGGCCTACAGCCATGCGAGCGGCCGCATCGTACCGTGGGAGGTTGCCGAAACCTTCGCGCCCAAGCTCATCCGCCAACTCTTGGATGTGGACTTGCCGGACTGGACCTTCTTCAACATCAACTTCCCGAATTGCGCGCCCTCCGACCTTCAGGGCGTCGAGGTGACGAGCCAGGGCAAACTCGATTTCGGCCTGACGATCGATGAGCGCGCCGATGGCCGCGGCCTCCCGTATTATTGGCTGCGCTTCGGCGAGAGGAAGGGTGATTTCCGCGCCGGGACCGACATCCACGCGGTAAAGAACCACAAGATTTCGGTGACGCCGCTCAAGCTCGACCTCACGGACTACACCGTGCTCGACCGCGTGCAGCGTGCACTCAATGGCGAGGACGCGGATTGAACACGGGACGGGTGATCGAGAAGGAAGGTTTGGCCGCGCTGGCGATGCGCCTGCGCGCGCAGGGAATCAATAATCTCGACCTCCTGACGGCCGTGGAGCAGACGCCGCGCACGCTGTTCGTGCCGCCGCAGTTTACCGGTGAGGCCTATTCGCGCCGTGTCCTGCCGCTGGAGTGCGGATCGTTCATGGAGGGCATCGACCTTGCGGTACGCATCTTGCATTTCCTCAACCTCAAGGCTGGCCAGCGCATTCTCGAAGTCGGCACCGGCAGCGGTTTCACCGCCGCCGTCATGGGACGCCTGACAGAGCGCGTTCTGACGGTCGACCGCTACAAGACGCTTGCCACCAATGCGCAGCAGTCCATCGAAAAGGCCGGCATCCGCAACGTCATCGTGCGGCAGGCGGATGGCAATAACGGCATGCCGGGCGAGGGCACCTTCGACCGCATTCTGGTGACCGCAGCCTTCCCGGCCTTGCCGCGCTCCTTCGCCGAGCAACTTGTCTCCGGCGGCATGCTGATCGCACCCGTCATGGTCAGCGATACCGAGTGTCGCATGCTGAAGCTGGTGAAGACCGGCAGCCGTTTCGACCGCGAAGACCTCTTCGACGTGCCTTACCTGCCGATCGTACCGCAGATGGCGCAGGCGCTTTAATCACCCTCTCATGATCCGTGTTTGTCGCTCGGCAGGCAGTCGCCTGCTGAGTCTGTGGGCTTTTTTGCTGGAAATCCTCGGGCCTTCGGCACCGCCACTTGCACGTGATGCGAGAATTCTCCTCGTGAATACAGCGCGTTAACCTTTTGTTAACCAGCGTAAGCTTCGCGCAAGTTTCGAGGCGTAGGCCGGTAACAAAGCAGCAGTTTCCACGCAGGACGCCGGTTTTCCAATGATGCGGCCGTTCCGATGGAGAGGGTAATGTACGTCTCGAACAGGATCACCAGCAGCTCTACCGGCGACAGCCT encodes:
- the tatB gene encoding Sec-independent protein translocase protein TatB; protein product: MLDVGWTEILVIAIVLIIVVGPKDLPQMLRTFGRMMSKMRGMASDFRQQFDEALREADLEDVKKTIGEAQKLNPLNTIRDAVNPLRQMGNDIKADLQKTTSSVSSSSSAANPVDSVSSAPVAAPSEAQKPASTEPVAAVPLKAGPTRKTAAKKSADTAAKTAKPRKAPAKAEAEVKVAAKPAAKAAAGKKAASAKSKTVKTKKDEA
- a CDS encoding ABC transporter ATP-binding protein; this encodes MASEPSNGIETRRASAVTFAARLTFEDIHHSYHGKETIRGISLTAEPGQVLCLLGPSGSGKTTLLRIAAGIEAQTAGRVLLNDREIAGPDMFQPPERRGVGLMFQDFALFPHMSVLDNVRFGLTALPRAEAEAEAEAALERVGLAHYAQKFPHVLSGGEQQRVALARALAPRPSVLLMDEPFSGLDSRLKDSIRADTLAILRQSRASAIVVTHDAEEAMRMGDRIALLKDGRLVQVGTAEELYLNPKDIFAAAFFSEINEFPGHVRGGRVETPLGNVDGKHFNDGQKVRVAVRLSGLHVSESGGDVPARILSRRFLGVVELLELAVSGSERPVRARVRADQLAAGLRDVTLSANQRDILVFVKDG
- a CDS encoding protein-L-isoaspartate(D-aspartate) O-methyltransferase encodes the protein MNTGRVIEKEGLAALAMRLRAQGINNLDLLTAVEQTPRTLFVPPQFTGEAYSRRVLPLECGSFMEGIDLAVRILHFLNLKAGQRILEVGTGSGFTAAVMGRLTERVLTVDRYKTLATNAQQSIEKAGIRNVIVRQADGNNGMPGEGTFDRILVTAAFPALPRSFAEQLVSGGMLIAPVMVSDTECRMLKLVKTGSRFDREDLFDVPYLPIVPQMAQAL
- the scpB gene encoding SMC-Scp complex subunit ScpB, with translation MSVAEQEDDEAESGTIVDPRRLHEAARIAEALIFASTGLVSQTYIAERLPRGVDVLHVMRELKGLYAGRGVNLIQIDDSWAFRTAPDLSFVIRTDETEVRKLSRAALEVLSIIAYHQPVTRAEIEDIRGVQTSKGTLDVLMEAGWVRFRGRRRSPGRPVTFGTTRDFLDHFGLEELRDLPGLEELKGAGLLSGRIPSNFQVPLPLGEDEIADDEDPITALDLEELGLLTPGGKADE
- a CDS encoding twin-arginine translocase TatA/TatE family subunit; protein product: MGSFSIWHWLIVLVVVLLLFGRGKIPELMGDVAKGIKNFKKGMSDEEAAAADKAKTVDHKADEVK
- the serS gene encoding serine--tRNA ligase → MLDIKWIRDNADAFDAALAKRGASPLAQALIDLDEKRRSVIQKAQDMQSRRNAASKEIGAAMASKNSELAEKLKAEVTAIKDLLPAAEDEEREVTAELTDQLSRIPNIPLDDVPVGSDEAGNVEKLKWGSKPGWNHKALEHYEIGEALGWMDFEAAAKIAGSRFTVLKGQLARLERALGQFMIDVHTGEHGYTEVHAPLLVRDDAMFGTGQLPKFSEDLFRTTDGRWLIPTAEVSLTNLVREEILDQEKLPLRFTALTPCFRSEAGSSGRDTRGMLRQHQFMKCELVSITDADSSIDEHERMTACAEEILKRLGLHYRVMTLCTGDMGFGARKTYDLEVWLPGQDTFREISSCSVCGDFQGRRMNARYRGKDDKATKFVHTLNGSGTAVGRALIAVMENYLNEDGTITVPDVLLPYMGGLKKIEKAA
- a CDS encoding ScpA family protein; this translates as MDDLWQDEAEGRGLSEESLVVDLAGFEGPLDLLLHLARTQKVDLTRISVLALTEQYLAFIDRARKIRIELAADYLVMAAWLAYLKSRLLLPKQAKDDGPTGEEMAASLAFRLKRLEAMRDAASKLINRNRLGRDIFARGMPEHIPTERRSGFEASLYDLLSAYASMRQRHAVTQVTIERRSVWSLADAREILQLLFGEFDGDWTALDHFMMRYLTDPAERTTAIASAFAATLELVREGRLELRQDGAFQPIYLRKGPKPQGEDDGGTERG
- the tatC gene encoding twin-arginine translocase subunit TatC, with protein sequence MSGDIEDKPQPLIEHLIELRQRLLWAVGAFFVAFLVCFYFAKQLFNLLVLPFKWAVEWAGLTHRNVELIYTAPQEFFFTQIKVAMFGAFVIAFPVIAQQVYKFVAPGLYKNERSAFLPFLIASPILFLIGAALVYFFFTPMVMWFFLAMEQGGGEGQVSIQLLPKVSEYLSLIMSLIFAFGLVFQLPVISSLLVRAGFIDSKVLADKRKYAIVIAFVVAAVLTPPDPVSQIGLALPAILLYEISIYTARLIERQRARASNAQSAEDEVAATPGEAD
- the surE gene encoding 5'/3'-nucleotidase SurE — its product is MRILLTNDDGIHAEGLAVLERIARELTDDVWIVAPETDQSGLAHSLTLSEPLRLRKIDDKRYALRGTPTDCVIMGVREVLDVKPDLVLSGVNVGANMADDVTYSGTIAGAIEGTLQGIKSMALSQAYSHASGRIVPWEVAETFAPKLIRQLLDVDLPDWTFFNINFPNCAPSDLQGVEVTSQGKLDFGLTIDERADGRGLPYYWLRFGERKGDFRAGTDIHAVKNHKISVTPLKLDLTDYTVLDRVQRALNGEDAD